A genomic region of Methanobacterium sp. SMA-27 contains the following coding sequences:
- the dcd gene encoding dCTP deaminase: protein MAILSDKDIKKHIKSGKIVIEPLNEPERQIQPSSVDLRIGNEFKSFRIIRKPCIDPMDKSDIEGYMESFYIEEGEPFIIHPGEFALATTYETVELPDNLVARVEGRSSMGRLGITMHVTAGYIDPGFCGKITLEISNIGKMPVALYTGQRVCQIVFETMTSPADRPYGHPERDSKYMNQSRPVTSKIKHDYELIRGSTLKKS, encoded by the coding sequence ATGGCCATTCTAAGTGATAAAGATATAAAAAAACATATTAAATCTGGAAAAATAGTTATAGAACCATTAAATGAACCAGAAAGACAAATTCAACCATCTTCAGTTGATTTAAGGATAGGAAATGAATTTAAAAGCTTCAGAATAATAAGGAAGCCTTGTATCGATCCAATGGACAAATCAGACATTGAAGGTTACATGGAATCATTTTATATAGAAGAAGGAGAACCATTTATTATTCATCCTGGTGAATTTGCTCTGGCAACGACCTATGAAACTGTTGAACTTCCTGATAACCTTGTTGCGAGGGTTGAAGGCAGATCATCAATGGGTAGACTCGGAATAACCATGCATGTTACAGCAGGGTACATAGATCCAGGTTTCTGTGGAAAAATTACTCTAGAAATATCCAACATAGGGAAAATGCCTGTTGCACTATATACGGGTCAGAGAGTTTGTCAAATAGTCTTTGAGACTATGACATCACCAGCAGATAGGCCATACGGACACCCTGAGCGAGACAGCAAATATATGAACCAGAGTCGTCCAGTTACAAGTAAAATTAAACACGATTATGAACTTATAAGAGGATCCACCCTAAAAAAGAGTTAG